A part of Caretta caretta isolate rCarCar2 chromosome 1, rCarCar1.hap1, whole genome shotgun sequence genomic DNA contains:
- the FBXL14 gene encoding F-box/LRR-repeat protein 14, with protein METHISCLFPELLAMIFGYLEVRDKGRAAQVCTAWRDAAYHRSVWRGVEAKLHLRRANPSLFPSLAARGIRRVQILSLRRSLSYVIQGMAEIESLNLSGCYNLTDNGLGHAFVAEIGSLRALNLSLCKQITDSSLGRIAQYLKGLEVLELGGCSNITNTGLLLIAWGLQRLKSLNLRSCRHLSDVGIGHLAGMTRSAAEGCLGLEQLTLQDCQKLSDLSLKHLARGLGRLRQLNLSFCGGISDAGLLHLSHMSSLRSLNLRSCDNISDTGIMHLAMGSLRLSGLDVSFCDKVGDQSLAYIAQGLDGLRSLSLCSCHISDEGINRMVRQMHGLRTLNIGQCVRITDKGLELIAEHLSQLTGIDLYGCTRITKRGLERITQLPCLKVLNLGLWQMTESEKVR; from the coding sequence ATGGAGACGCACATCTCCTGCCTGTTCCCGGAGCTGCTGGCCATGATCTTCGGGTACCTGGAGGTGCGGGACAAGGGCCGCGCGGCGCAGGTGTGCACGGCCTGGCGGGACGCCGCCTACCACCGCTCCGTGTGGCGGGGCGTGGAGGCCAAGCTGCACCTGCGCCGCGCCAACCCCTcgctcttccccagcctggcggCGCGGGGCATCCGGCGGGTGCAGATCCTGTCTCTGCGGCGCAGCCTGAGCTACGTGATCCAGGGCATGGCGGAGATCGAGAGCCTCAACCTGAGCGGCTGCTACAACCTCACCGACAACGGGCTGGGCCATGCCTTCGTGGCGGAGATCGGCTCGCTGCGGGCGCTCAACCTGAGCCTGTGCAAACAGATCACCGACAGCAGCCTGGGCCGCATCGCCCAGTACCTCAAGGGCCTCGAGGTGCTGGAGCTGGGCGGTTGCAGCAACATCACCAACACCGGCCTCCTACTCATCGCCTGGGGTTTGCAGCGCCTCAAGAGCCTCAACCTGCgctcctgccgccacctctctgACGTGGGCATTGGGCACCTGGCGGGCATGACCCGCAGTGCAGCTGAGGGCTgtctgggcctggagcagctcacGCTGCAGGACTGCCAGAAGCTCAGCGACCTCTCACTAAAGCACCTGGCTCGAGGCCTGGGACGCCTCCGCCAGCTCAACCTCAGCTTTTGTGGGGGCATTTCTGATGCGGGGCTGCTCCACCTGTCCCACATGAGCAGCCTGCGCAGCCTCAACCTGCGCTCGTGTGACAACATCAGCGACACAGGCATCATGCATCTGGCCATGGGCAGCCTGCGCCTTTCGGGCCTCGATGTTTCCTTCTGTGACAAGGTGGGGGACCAGAGCCTAGCCTATATCGCACAGGGCCTGGATGGGCTGCgttccctctccctctgctcctgccaCATCAGCGATGAAGGCATCAACCGTATGGTGCGCCAGATGCACGGGCTCCGCACGCTCAACATTGGCCAGTGTGTCCGTATCACTGACAAGGGCCTGGAGCTCATTGCGGAGCACCTCAGCCAGCTCACAGGCATTGATCTCTATGGCTGCACCCGCATCACTAAGCGGGGCTTGGAGCGCATCACGCAGCTGCCCTGTCTCAAGGTGCTTAACCTGGGACTTTGGCAAATGACTGAGAGCGAGAAGGTGAGGTGA